In Massilia forsythiae, one DNA window encodes the following:
- a CDS encoding IS30 family transposase, giving the protein MHKLTGRGAMRSPGAPSHRRETERRFWEQIATGITTEKAAEAVGVSQAVGARWFRHNGGMPLSMLSPISKRYLSFTEREEIGLLSCQGIGIREIARQIGRSASTVSRELRRNAATRCGRLEYRASVAQWKAELVARRPKPSKLVTNQRLHDYVQGRLQGQVRDADGHDISGPESAPFIGRNKPHRGDRKWVTGWSPEQISNRLRTDFPDDESMRISHEAIYQALYIQGRGALKRELVSCLRTGRALRMPRTRAQAKAWAHVSEDVMISNRPAEVQDRAVPGHWEGDLIIGLNRSAIGTLVERSSRFTMLVHLPREEGYGLIPKTKNGPALAGYGAVTMANALSNTVADMPALLWQSLTWDRGKELSDHARFTVESGVKVFFADPHSPWQRGTNENTNGLLRQYFPKGTDLSRWSARELHAIANTLNSRPRKTLGWKTPAEALDEYLKSVQQYSVATTG; this is encoded by the coding sequence ATGCACAAGTTGACAGGGCGAGGAGCAATGCGCTCACCAGGGGCGCCGTCGCATCGCCGAGAAACCGAGCGGCGATTCTGGGAGCAAATAGCGACGGGTATTACAACTGAGAAGGCTGCTGAGGCGGTTGGCGTATCGCAGGCAGTTGGGGCGCGCTGGTTTCGTCATAATGGCGGCATGCCACTTTCCATGTTGAGTCCAATATCTAAAAGATACCTGTCTTTCACAGAGCGAGAAGAGATTGGCCTTCTTTCGTGTCAAGGTATCGGAATCCGAGAGATTGCTCGCCAGATCGGCCGCAGTGCATCAACGGTCTCCCGAGAACTAAGACGTAATGCTGCTACACGCTGCGGCCGACTTGAGTATCGAGCTTCGGTTGCGCAGTGGAAGGCCGAACTCGTTGCTAGAAGACCCAAGCCTTCGAAACTGGTGACGAATCAACGGTTGCACGACTATGTTCAAGGCCGCTTGCAGGGACAGGTTCGCGACGCTGATGGCCATGACATTTCTGGGCCGGAATCGGCACCGTTCATAGGAAGAAACAAGCCACATCGCGGCGACCGTAAATGGGTCACTGGTTGGTCGCCTGAACAGATTTCCAACCGCCTGCGGACTGACTTTCCGGATGACGAATCCATGCGCATCTCTCACGAAGCCATCTACCAAGCACTCTATATCCAAGGCCGAGGAGCTCTTAAGCGCGAGCTGGTTAGTTGTCTGCGCACTGGGCGGGCATTACGCATGCCGAGGACGAGAGCACAAGCCAAAGCCTGGGCACACGTGAGCGAGGATGTAATGATCTCCAACCGGCCTGCAGAAGTCCAAGATCGTGCCGTGCCGGGACATTGGGAAGGCGACCTGATCATCGGTTTGAATCGGTCGGCCATCGGAACGCTGGTCGAGCGATCAAGCCGATTTACCATGCTTGTCCATCTGCCTCGCGAGGAAGGCTACGGTTTGATACCCAAGACAAAGAATGGCCCTGCGCTAGCTGGCTACGGAGCTGTCACAATGGCCAACGCGCTCAGTAATACCGTCGCTGACATGCCGGCCCTTTTGTGGCAGTCATTGACTTGGGATCGTGGAAAAGAACTGTCTGATCACGCGCGATTCACGGTCGAGTCTGGGGTAAAGGTCTTCTTTGCCGATCCGCACAGTCCATGGCAACGCGGCACAAACGAAAATACGAACGGCCTCTTGCGGCAGTACTTCCCAAAAGGTACTGATTTATCTCGGTGGAGCGCCCGCGAACTCCACGCCATTGCCAATACACTCAATTCTAGGCCCCGTAAAACACTTGGTTGGAAGACGCCGGCCGAAGCACTGGACGAGTACCTAAAATCTGTACAACAATATAGTGTTGCGACGACCGGTTGA
- a CDS encoding phosphoethanolamine transferase, which translates to MPSLPHDNAPDAGACTRAASRSPTAMQAALACVALLAGGALFLAQGHAPLRTLQAAFLLLPGVLALLLPLRTRAARRLRPWLVTLWVGAFLLDGALRAFIAGAYQAAPDSGFVIGAVANSNWRESAEYARGAAPALAGWGAVLALALGAAAYLATFGRRAPDDAGRADMSRAAMPRAAMPRAAVLALGALLAVSAAGYAIKPWRKLHPLVFWSAWAGAAADLRDDWRHHDAKRLQAHGLARKLAPVVASGRPSTVVLVLGDSVNRDNMSLYGYQRPTTPALDALKRRLGDDMLVIRNAWSSDASTLPALEQLFALDKDNDNDSGGEDAHLLALARAAGYRTWWISNHDDIGIEQRHARLAEVVQTVNRSPGRSGGGLDEGLLDEVQAALDGPARRKFIVVHLLGAHPYYKLRYPAGADPFAPADAVDAGLAAAGRSGRVARLRKEYDAAVLYHDGVVARLLAMTQAAPRRDAQENRAWMMLSDHGQEVGHGADFAGHSPRTPAGYRIPALVWRNRPWPAAAELAGRPFRADWAGWTLADLLQLDWRGETGKYNVLGPDYAWDAALLPAEVREGVRLAMREPPRR; encoded by the coding sequence ATGCCCTCACTGCCTCACGATAACGCCCCGGACGCTGGCGCCTGCACGCGCGCGGCCTCGCGCTCACCCACGGCGATGCAGGCCGCGCTGGCCTGCGTCGCCCTGCTCGCCGGCGGCGCGCTGTTCCTGGCGCAGGGCCATGCGCCGCTGCGCACCCTGCAGGCGGCATTCCTGCTGCTGCCCGGCGTGCTGGCGCTGCTGCTGCCGCTGCGTACGCGCGCGGCCCGGCGCCTGCGCCCATGGCTGGTGACGCTGTGGGTCGGCGCCTTTTTGCTCGACGGCGCGCTGCGCGCCTTCATCGCCGGCGCCTACCAGGCCGCGCCCGACAGCGGCTTCGTGATCGGTGCGGTGGCCAACAGCAACTGGCGCGAAAGCGCCGAATACGCGCGCGGCGCCGCCCCGGCGCTCGCCGGCTGGGGCGCCGTGCTGGCGCTGGCGCTGGGTGCGGCCGCGTACCTGGCCACGTTCGGCAGGCGCGCGCCGGACGACGCAGGGCGCGCTGACATGTCCCGCGCCGCCATGCCGCGCGCCGCCATGCCGCGCGCCGCCGTGCTGGCGCTGGGCGCGCTGCTGGCGGTATCGGCGGCGGGCTACGCCATCAAGCCGTGGCGCAAGCTGCACCCGCTGGTGTTCTGGAGCGCCTGGGCCGGCGCCGCCGCCGACCTGCGCGACGACTGGCGCCACCACGACGCCAAACGCCTGCAGGCGCACGGCCTGGCGCGCAAGCTCGCTCCGGTGGTGGCCTCCGGCCGACCGTCGACCGTGGTGCTGGTGCTGGGCGACAGCGTCAACCGCGACAACATGTCGCTGTACGGCTACCAGCGCCCGACCACGCCGGCGCTCGACGCGCTCAAGCGCCGCCTGGGCGACGACATGCTGGTGATCCGCAATGCCTGGTCGAGCGACGCCAGCACCCTGCCGGCGCTCGAGCAGCTGTTCGCGCTCGACAAGGACAACGATAACGACAGCGGCGGCGAGGATGCCCACCTGCTGGCGCTGGCGCGCGCGGCCGGCTACCGCACCTGGTGGATCAGCAACCACGACGACATCGGCATCGAGCAGCGCCACGCGCGCCTGGCCGAGGTGGTGCAGACGGTCAACCGCAGCCCGGGCCGCTCGGGCGGCGGCCTCGACGAAGGCTTGCTGGACGAGGTGCAGGCCGCGCTCGACGGCCCCGCCCGGCGCAAGTTCATCGTGGTGCACCTGCTCGGCGCGCATCCCTACTACAAGCTGCGCTACCCGGCCGGCGCCGACCCCTTTGCCCCCGCCGATGCGGTTGATGCCGGCCTGGCCGCCGCCGGGCGCTCGGGCCGGGTCGCGCGGCTGCGCAAGGAATACGACGCCGCCGTGCTGTACCACGACGGCGTGGTGGCGCGCCTGCTGGCGATGACGCAGGCGGCCCCGCGCCGCGATGCGCAGGAAAACCGCGCCTGGATGATGCTGTCCGACCACGGCCAGGAAGTCGGGCACGGCGCCGACTTCGCCGGCCACAGCCCGCGCACGCCGGCCGGCTACCGCATCCCGGCCCTGGTCTGGCGCAACCGGCCGTGGCCGGCGGCGGCCGAGCTGGCCGGGCGGCCGTTCCGCGCCGACTGGGCCGGCTGGACGCTGGCCGACCTGCTGCAGCTGGACTGGCGCGGCGAGACCGGAAAATACAATGTGCTGGGGCCGGACTACGCCTGGGACGCGGCGCTGCTGCCGGCCGAGGTGCGCGAAGGCGTACGGCTGGCGATGCGCGAGCCGCCGCGGCGCTGA
- a CDS encoding IS5 family transposase, whose product MKPRISLFAEQEREDRRAKLGDPLVGLAEHVDFEALAGSIDAAAPRPSRAKGGRPPYPTVLMIKILVLQQLYNLADDALEYQLLDRRSFLRFLDLTESSSIPDAKTIWLFRDRLAQAGVGNQVFEQVQQQLLSQGYLARCGQIVDASLVQAPVQRNKREEAETVKEGTMPLGWKPHKRAQKDVDAKWTKKHGKNHFGYKLHASVDKRCKLIRKIAITHAAVADTTVFEELLDLSNTSRDVYADRGYPSIEREARLKQAGWRVHIQRRGHATKGISETQKRRNRAIATPRARVEHVFGALAQMGGKLVRCLGIVRTTFVLQLKAASYNLKRLVFLKERGLAPF is encoded by the coding sequence ATGAAACCCCGGATCAGTCTATTTGCCGAGCAGGAGCGCGAGGACCGGCGCGCGAAGCTGGGCGATCCGCTGGTGGGCCTGGCCGAGCATGTGGATTTCGAGGCGCTGGCGGGGAGCATCGATGCCGCCGCGCCGCGTCCGTCGCGTGCCAAGGGCGGCCGTCCGCCATACCCGACAGTGTTGATGATCAAGATCCTGGTGCTGCAACAGCTCTACAACCTGGCCGACGACGCGCTGGAGTATCAGTTGCTGGACCGGCGCAGCTTCCTGCGTTTTCTGGACCTGACGGAAAGCAGCAGCATCCCCGACGCCAAGACGATCTGGCTGTTCCGTGACCGTTTGGCCCAGGCAGGCGTAGGCAATCAAGTATTCGAGCAAGTCCAGCAACAGCTGCTGTCGCAAGGCTATCTTGCCCGCTGCGGCCAGATCGTCGACGCTTCGCTGGTCCAAGCCCCGGTTCAACGTAACAAGCGGGAAGAGGCCGAGACGGTCAAGGAAGGCACGATGCCGCTAGGCTGGAAACCGCATAAGCGCGCGCAAAAGGACGTCGATGCCAAGTGGACCAAAAAGCACGGCAAGAATCATTTTGGGTACAAGCTGCACGCCAGCGTCGACAAGCGTTGCAAGCTGATCCGCAAGATCGCCATCACCCATGCTGCCGTAGCCGACACCACGGTCTTCGAGGAATTGCTCGACCTGAGCAACACAAGCCGGGATGTCTATGCCGACCGTGGCTACCCCAGTATCGAACGCGAAGCCAGATTGAAACAAGCCGGGTGGCGCGTGCATATTCAACGACGCGGCCATGCGACCAAAGGCATTTCCGAGACGCAGAAACGGCGCAACCGCGCGATCGCCACACCGCGAGCCCGTGTCGAGCATGTATTCGGCGCCCTGGCTCAAATGGGTGGAAAACTGGTGCGCTGCCTCGGCATCGTGCGCACGACCTTCGTCCTGCAGTTGAAGGCTGCCAGTTACAACCTCAAGCGTCTCGTATTCTTGAAAGAACGCGGTCTGGCACCGTTCTAA
- a CDS encoding YhjD/YihY/BrkB family envelope integrity protein, with protein MWSVAAVAFRYYIQNFSHYDVMFGSIGAIMVLLVYVRLSITVLLFGAEVNAVIEQRRHAQPDRAVQAPPSRSSIS; from the coding sequence GTGTGGAGCGTCGCCGCAGTCGCATTCCGGTACTACATCCAGAATTTCTCCCATTATGACGTCATGTTTGGCAGCATCGGTGCGATCATGGTGCTGCTGGTCTATGTCCGCTTATCCATCACCGTCTTGTTGTTCGGCGCGGAGGTCAACGCCGTGATCGAACAACGCAGGCATGCGCAGCCCGATCGTGCCGTGCAAGCGCCACCATCGAGATCGTCGATTTCCTGA
- a CDS encoding YihY/virulence factor BrkB family protein — MKDICIKLGIDAYNLINQSAQAYSRHAMSLHAAALAYRLLFSVFPFIVFLFSLLSFFAVPAFFGWIRDQAVPFLPHAALEQVDAIIRELQVPRIGLLSASSAVSLWMASSGMRQLMIALNVVYAAVESRVVWKRIPFSMLFTVGIAMLLITAGIMMHFGPPAMQCLAHLFGIEPTFIVFWEWLRWPAALLLSNVAVALAYYVIPNVKHRFRLFFGRFIVVGNRVERRRSRIPVLHPEFLPL, encoded by the coding sequence GTGAAAGATATCTGCATCAAGCTTGGCATCGATGCTTACAATCTGATCAACCAATCGGCTCAGGCCTATTCAAGGCATGCCATGTCCTTGCATGCTGCCGCCCTGGCATACCGCCTGCTTTTTTCGGTCTTCCCGTTCATCGTCTTTCTTTTTTCACTGTTGAGCTTCTTCGCGGTGCCTGCTTTTTTTGGCTGGATCAGGGACCAAGCCGTGCCATTTCTGCCTCATGCCGCCCTTGAACAGGTGGACGCCATCATCCGCGAGTTGCAAGTGCCCCGGATCGGATTGTTGTCGGCAAGCTCGGCGGTGTCCTTGTGGATGGCGTCGAGCGGCATGCGCCAACTGATGATAGCCCTGAACGTGGTGTACGCCGCGGTGGAATCACGCGTCGTGTGGAAGCGGATTCCTTTTTCGATGCTGTTCACGGTCGGTATCGCGATGCTGCTGATCACAGCTGGAATCATGATGCACTTTGGGCCGCCGGCGATGCAATGTCTGGCGCATTTGTTCGGCATCGAGCCCACCTTCATCGTGTTCTGGGAATGGTTGCGCTGGCCTGCGGCCTTGTTGCTGTCGAATGTTGCAGTGGCGCTTGCCTATTACGTCATTCCAAATGTAAAGCACCGGTTTCGTCTTTTTTTCGGCAGGTTCATTGTTGTCGGTAATCGTGTGGAGCGTCGCCGCAGTCGCATTCCGGTACTACATCCAGAATTTCTCCCATTATGA
- a CDS encoding Na+/H+ antiporter NhaA produces the protein MSDTPRFDAPGGLIRYTETGCCHIGAQQEQSVGRAATRLVDGHTMHPFSPAYSSLSRTFQHLFASTRAGGIVLLACMIVSILLAHSPFGASYLAVWRLDFSGMSVEHWINDGLMAIFFLMIGLELKREIVNGELSELRNALLPIVEALGGIGVPALPPNCDLDRFAGRGPCRPGMASFCRRQ, from the coding sequence TTGTCGGACACGCCACGTTTCGATGCGCCGGGGGGGCTGATCCGCTATACTGAGACCGGGTGCTGTCACATTGGTGCACAGCAGGAACAAAGCGTCGGTCGGGCCGCGACGCGGCTCGTTGACGGCCATACCATGCATCCATTCTCTCCTGCCTACAGCAGTCTGTCGCGCACCTTCCAGCACCTGTTTGCCTCCACAAGGGCAGGCGGCATTGTGCTACTTGCCTGCATGATCGTATCGATCCTGCTGGCGCACTCGCCGTTCGGCGCCAGCTACCTTGCCGTATGGCGGCTCGACTTCAGTGGCATGTCTGTCGAACACTGGATCAATGACGGGCTGATGGCGATCTTCTTCTTGATGATCGGCCTCGAACTGAAGCGCGAAATCGTCAACGGCGAGTTGTCGGAGTTACGCAATGCATTGCTGCCGATCGTGGAGGCATTGGGCGGTATCGGCGTGCCTGCCTTGCCGCCCAATTGCGATCTTGATCGGTTCGCTGGTCGCGGGCCTTGCCGGCCTGGCATGGCTTCTTTTTGCCGGCGGCAATAA
- a CDS encoding TorF family putative porin, with product MLPDRRHQNRPSALAFLLLSCLAGAAHGQTSADLSLLSEYAGRGTALSTHPVAQLRVERDIRIDADGAGAWYAGTFASPVTLGGRDLGQLSVYGGRAQRLGTILSWDAGATRNVYLRDSRWNYHEFYAGVTWNRLGARLFYSPAYYGDERSLYLDLNGAWPINERVQLAAHAGLLHPFEEEHGAPGEGGGRVDLRLALVTDVRDVSLQAGWQVKGTSYLPGSRRASALTASASFRF from the coding sequence ATGCTCCCCGACCGCCGCCACCAGAACCGTCCGTCCGCTCTAGCCTTTCTCCTGCTGTCTTGCCTCGCCGGTGCGGCGCACGGCCAGACCAGCGCCGACCTCAGCCTGCTGTCCGAGTACGCCGGGCGCGGCACCGCGTTGAGCACCCATCCGGTGGCGCAGCTGCGCGTCGAGCGCGACATCCGCATCGACGCCGACGGCGCCGGCGCCTGGTATGCCGGCACCTTCGCCTCGCCGGTCACGCTGGGCGGGCGCGACCTGGGGCAGTTGAGCGTCTACGGCGGGCGCGCCCAGCGCCTGGGCACCATACTGTCGTGGGATGCCGGGGCGACGCGCAACGTCTACCTGCGCGACAGCCGCTGGAACTACCACGAGTTCTATGCCGGCGTGACCTGGAACCGCCTCGGCGCGCGCCTGTTCTACTCGCCCGCCTATTACGGCGACGAGCGCAGCCTGTATCTCGACCTGAACGGCGCCTGGCCGATCAACGAACGGGTGCAGCTGGCGGCGCATGCCGGCCTGCTGCATCCGTTCGAGGAAGAACACGGCGCGCCCGGCGAAGGCGGCGGCCGCGTCGACCTGCGGCTGGCGCTGGTCACCGACGTGCGCGACGTCAGCCTGCAGGCCGGCTGGCAAGTGAAGGGAACCAGCTACCTGCCGGGCAGCCGCCGCGCCAGTGCGCTCACCGCCAGCGCCAGCTTCCGCTTCTAG
- a CDS encoding DUF2254 domain-containing protein: MKSRLYKWLADALDAFWPLPAAMVIAGILLAVGMLHLDENGALPGWLDGSSWIYNGGGTGARTLLGTIAASTIGVAGTVFSITIAALSLAAGQMGPRLLRNFTRDRGNQVTLGAFLGTFSYSLMVLRRVRTTEESLFTPHLSLTVCVILAFACVATLVYFVGHMASRINVDTVVELVSDDVHRAVDGIRTVSDQAPRPPDAFWSGATAVKDNRSGYLRHVDAAALADWAAEHGTALRVLRRPGDYVFPGAPIAMMTVPVAGVGALIHAHSVLADNRSGANDVEDALRQLVEVAVRALSPGINDPHTAMSVLDRLGAVLCKLARCELDTGVHLRNGEIALEMPDVNYDRLVGLMLHMIRQNAAGSAAILIRMLDVLAQVAHCETLPDRRVTLIHHVSLVCMDAARTIGNASDLDTVNARAALFHEALQHAAPASAGTDAGSQAAQCSGRTP, from the coding sequence ATGAAATCGCGCCTGTACAAATGGCTCGCCGACGCGCTCGACGCATTCTGGCCACTGCCGGCCGCCATGGTCATCGCCGGCATCCTTCTGGCCGTGGGGATGCTGCACCTGGACGAAAACGGCGCCCTGCCGGGGTGGCTCGACGGCAGCTCATGGATCTACAACGGCGGCGGCACCGGTGCGCGCACCTTGCTGGGCACGATCGCCGCATCCACGATCGGGGTTGCCGGTACCGTTTTCTCGATCACCATTGCCGCCCTGTCGCTCGCGGCCGGCCAGATGGGACCGCGCCTGCTGCGCAATTTTACCCGCGACCGCGGCAACCAGGTCACGCTGGGCGCGTTTCTCGGCACGTTCTCGTATTCGCTGATGGTGCTCCGCAGGGTCAGGACGACCGAGGAAAGCCTGTTTACGCCGCACCTGTCCTTGACGGTGTGCGTCATCCTGGCATTCGCCTGCGTGGCCACGCTGGTTTATTTTGTCGGCCACATGGCCAGCCGCATCAACGTCGACACAGTCGTGGAACTGGTCAGCGACGATGTGCACCGGGCCGTGGACGGCATCCGTACGGTATCCGACCAGGCGCCGAGGCCGCCAGATGCCTTCTGGTCGGGCGCGACGGCCGTGAAAGACAACCGCAGTGGCTACCTGCGCCACGTCGACGCAGCAGCGCTGGCCGATTGGGCCGCGGAACACGGCACGGCACTGCGTGTTCTGCGGCGCCCCGGCGACTACGTTTTCCCGGGTGCGCCGATTGCCATGATGACGGTGCCGGTCGCCGGCGTCGGCGCGCTCATCCACGCGCACAGCGTACTGGCCGACAACCGCAGCGGCGCCAACGATGTGGAGGACGCGCTGCGTCAGCTGGTCGAAGTGGCAGTACGCGCACTGTCGCCCGGCATCAACGACCCGCACACGGCAATGAGCGTGCTTGATCGTCTGGGCGCCGTGCTGTGCAAGCTGGCCAGGTGCGAACTCGACACGGGGGTACATCTGCGCAACGGCGAGATCGCCCTCGAAATGCCGGATGTTAATTACGATCGCCTCGTCGGACTGATGCTGCACATGATCCGCCAGAACGCCGCAGGCAGCGCGGCGATCCTGATCCGCATGCTGGACGTCCTGGCCCAGGTGGCGCACTGCGAGACCTTGCCCGATCGCCGCGTCACCTTGATTCACCATGTGTCGCTGGTATGCATGGATGCCGCGAGGACCATCGGCAATGCTTCCGATCTCGACACTGTCAATGCCCGTGCCGCGCTTTTCCATGAAGCACTGCAGCACGCTGCCCCGGCAAGCGCCGGGACTGACGCAGGTTCGCAAGCGGCGCAGTGCAGTGGGCGGACGCCGTAA
- a CDS encoding DUF389 domain-containing protein, with protein sequence MERLKKLFDLRHDQDENSVIDSSIRSGERIVGTNLWVLIFAILIASVGLNVNSTAVVIGAMLISPLMGPLLAIGYGAGISDYRLIRTAARSLLVFAALSVLTSTLYFLLSPLSQAQTELMARTTPTLWDVLIAFFGGCAGIVAQTRRGASTIVPGAAIATALMPPLCTAGYGIAAGNWHFVGGALYLFLINAFFITLATYLFVTLIGLPQHESGNPRLQRRAHILIVLGVLALGVPSAWLAYGLVQDQLFLAASKDVSAALDREPNAVVLRRDVDMARRTMAVTLGGERIAPATEAVLEKRLQANGVRQARLVLRHVGAEKVDVTTLRNELRSELMANVDGQVQQRTVALDAMHLQITKAEREQAERTALIPQLLAEYRTITRVSVAQGLRMARGDTAPAAVMVLTLEAQPRLREEDLERIRAGLAVRFAANPVEVVQALPASAKRRRKGRP encoded by the coding sequence TTGGAACGCCTGAAAAAATTATTCGACCTGCGTCACGATCAGGATGAGAACAGTGTGATCGACAGTTCGATCCGGTCCGGAGAACGCATCGTCGGCACCAATTTGTGGGTCCTGATCTTTGCCATATTGATCGCCTCGGTCGGACTCAATGTCAATTCGACCGCCGTCGTCATCGGTGCAATGCTCATCTCGCCCCTGATGGGGCCTTTGCTGGCGATCGGATACGGCGCTGGCATCAGCGACTATCGACTGATCCGCACTGCCGCGCGCAGCCTCTTGGTCTTTGCCGCGCTCAGCGTGCTGACGTCCACCCTGTATTTCTTGCTGAGTCCCCTGTCGCAGGCGCAGACCGAATTGATGGCGCGTACCACGCCCACCCTGTGGGACGTACTGATCGCCTTCTTTGGCGGCTGTGCCGGCATCGTGGCACAGACACGGCGCGGCGCATCGACCATCGTGCCTGGTGCCGCCATCGCCACCGCGCTGATGCCGCCGCTGTGCACCGCCGGCTACGGCATCGCCGCCGGCAACTGGCACTTCGTGGGCGGCGCACTGTATTTGTTTTTGATTAACGCTTTTTTCATCACGCTGGCAACGTATTTGTTCGTCACCCTGATCGGATTGCCGCAGCACGAAAGCGGCAATCCGCGCCTGCAGCGGCGCGCCCACATACTCATCGTCCTCGGCGTCCTGGCCCTGGGCGTGCCCAGCGCCTGGCTTGCGTATGGCCTGGTGCAGGATCAACTGTTCCTGGCTGCCAGCAAGGATGTGTCCGCCGCACTCGACCGGGAGCCGAACGCGGTCGTGCTTCGCAGGGACGTCGACATGGCACGGCGCACGATGGCGGTCACCTTGGGCGGCGAGCGCATCGCCCCTGCCACGGAAGCTGTGCTGGAGAAGCGCTTGCAAGCGAATGGCGTGCGCCAAGCCCGCCTGGTGCTGCGCCACGTCGGTGCCGAAAAGGTCGACGTGACGACGCTGCGCAACGAATTGCGCAGCGAACTGATGGCAAACGTCGACGGCCAGGTGCAGCAGCGCACCGTCGCGCTCGATGCAATGCATCTGCAGATCACCAAGGCGGAGCGGGAGCAGGCGGAACGGACGGCATTGATTCCGCAACTGCTGGCCGAGTACCGCACGATCACGCGCGTGTCGGTAGCGCAGGGACTGCGCATGGCGCGCGGCGACACGGCGCCGGCCGCGGTCATGGTGTTGACGCTCGAAGCGCAGCCACGCCTGCGGGAAGAAGATCTGGAGCGGATCCGCGCCGGCCTGGCTGTCCGGTTTGCCGCCAACCCGGTCGAAGTCGTCCAGGCCCTGCCCGCGTCCGCCAAACGCCGCCGCAAGGGGCGGCCATGA
- a CDS encoding type VI secretion system Vgr family protein → MGTFSPQLAILLQDPQHRRILRMSFPHGDGPQAMMLANRLDASEGLSRDFEYVVDVLSDDARIPLEHVLGKMVTIELVRGDGSLRYFNGYAFEFRFDRTDGGYAFYRLVLRPWLAYLKLRRDNFVFHESTLRRQTELVFADYTTHADWDARIRGNDPKFTMACQFGESDHNYLNRRWEAAGWYFWYEHGPAGHKLVLSDDSFGAQPVDGTAPEVRFQKHGGSVEEEGISAWSPVRRIVAGQTVLSSFDFKHPVPATFDTPSIVDQGNVLHVEVA, encoded by the coding sequence ATGGGAACATTTTCCCCTCAGCTGGCTATTTTATTGCAGGATCCGCAGCATCGTCGCATCTTGCGGATGTCTTTTCCGCATGGCGATGGTCCGCAGGCCATGATGTTGGCCAATCGCCTGGATGCCTCGGAAGGCTTGTCACGCGATTTCGAATACGTGGTCGACGTATTGTCCGACGATGCAAGAATTCCGCTCGAGCACGTATTAGGGAAAATGGTCACCATCGAATTGGTGCGCGGCGACGGCAGCCTGCGATATTTCAACGGTTATGCATTCGAATTCCGATTCGATCGCACCGATGGCGGCTATGCGTTCTATCGCCTGGTGTTGAGGCCATGGCTGGCCTACCTGAAACTACGCCGGGACAATTTCGTATTCCACGAGAGCACCTTGCGCCGGCAAACGGAACTCGTTTTTGCCGATTACACCACGCATGCCGATTGGGACGCGCGAATAAGAGGAAACGATCCAAAGTTTACCATGGCCTGCCAGTTCGGCGAGAGCGATCATAACTACTTGAATCGTCGTTGGGAAGCTGCCGGCTGGTATTTCTGGTACGAGCACGGTCCTGCAGGCCACAAGCTGGTGCTGTCGGACGATTCTTTCGGCGCCCAGCCTGTCGACGGCACCGCGCCGGAAGTGCGATTCCAGAAACACGGTGGATCGGTGGAAGAGGAAGGCATCAGCGCGTGGAGTCCAGTGCGCCGGATCGTCGCTGGCCAGACCGTATTGAGCAGTTTCGATTTCAAGCATCCGGTTCCCGCCACTTTCGATACGCCGTCGATTGTCGATCAAGGAAACGTGTTGCATGTTGAGGTAGCCTGA